From Pirellulales bacterium:
CGGAACCGATCTGTTCGACGCAGCCACAAGAGCCGCCATCGACGCCGGCCGCTGCGAAGTCGTCGCTGAAAGCCAATTCTGGCAGCGATTGGGCCTCGTGGAAGACGAGCAAGACGTTCGCCGTCTCTATACGCCCGCGATGCTCTCGGAACTCGTCAGTGTCCCGGTCGCAGTCGTCCGGCGCTGGCATCGCCGCGGGCTGATTAAGCCAGTGCGAGAAGTGCGACGGCTGCAGTATTTCGATTTTCAAGAAGTCGCCACCGCCCGGCGTCTAGCAGAATTGCTAGCCGCCGGAGTTTCACCAAAAGTTATCGAACGACGTCTTGCTGAACTGGCAAAATATGTCCCCAGCATTGATCGGCCGTTGGCACAACTTTCGATCATCGTGCGCGGCAACCGCCTGCTGCTCCGCCAAGGAGACGGCCTCGTCGCTCCTGGCGGACAAATGTTTATTGACTTCGATTCGATCGCATCTGACGCTGTTGCAGACCCGACGACGACGCCTCGAAACACCATTTCGCTTGCCGAAGTGCTCCGCTCAGCCGAGCAGCCGATTTCGCCCGCAGAAATGCTCGCACTGGCGGCCGATCTGGAAGACGAAGGAAACTTTGCAGCAGCGGTGGAAGCCTATCGCACGCATTGCGCTGCTGCTGGCCCAACTGCGACGGCCTGTTTCGCAATGGCCGAGCTACTCTATCGTCTCGGCGATGCCGTCGGCGCGCGCGAACGCTACTACATGACGCTCGAACTCGATGAAGACTATGTCGAAGCCCGCGCCAACCTGGGCTGCGTCCTGGCGGAACTGGGCGATTGCGAGCTTGCCGTCGCCGCCTTCGAAGGCGCGCTCGCTCAACATCAAGAATACGCGGACGCCTACTTTCACCTCGCTCGCACCCTCGACGAACTCGGCCGCGGCAGCCAGGCCAAACGCTACTGGGAGCGATTCTTAGAATTAGCGCCCGAAAGCCCCTGGGCGGCCACTGCACGGCATCGTTTGAGCGCTTCGACGGTGTAGACTCTTCCAAAGCGGACGCGGCTGCGATTGGTGTTTTCGCCGCCTCAACCTTATCAACGAGCCTCTCGTTCACTAGCCAATTGTAAACGGTGACACTAGGGAACGATCGCTTGATTAGCACGCCGCGACAATCTATTTGTAAAATAACCGCGTTCGTCTAATTCCGCCACTAATTGTTTGGCAATTGGCCCCGCCGCTATTGCTCCATCGCCCGCATATTCCAAGGCAATGGCAAAGGCGACCTGTGGATTCTCTGCCGGCGCATAGCCGACGAACCAAGCGTGATCAGGACGGTCTACGCCGCTCTGTGCCGTGCCGGTTTTTCCGGCGATGGCTATTTCCGCTCGATCCACGGATGCGTGGGCGGTCCCGTATTCATCGGCCACCGCTT
This genomic window contains:
- a CDS encoding MerR family transcriptional regulator, with translation GTDLFDAATRAAIDAGRCEVVAESQFWQRLGLVEDEQDVRRLYTPAMLSELVSVPVAVVRRWHRRGLIKPVREVRRLQYFDFQEVATARRLAELLAAGVSPKVIERRLAELAKYVPSIDRPLAQLSIIVRGNRLLLRQGDGLVAPGGQMFIDFDSIASDAVADPTTTPRNTISLAEVLRSAEQPISPAEMLALAADLEDEGNFAAAVEAYRTHCAAAGPTATACFAMAELLYRLGDAVGARERYYMTLELDEDYVEARANLGCVLAELGDCELAVAAFEGALAQHQEYADAYFHLARTLDELGRGSQAKRYWERFLELAPESPWAATARHRLSASTV